In Microcoleus sp. FACHB-68, the following are encoded in one genomic region:
- the modB gene encoding molybdate ABC transporter permease subunit, with product MSVQFSILSSLRLSLQVALLATVFVALIGGLIGYLLARHNIQEKREKKERQVRFLPSNFLLFVFEALITLPLTLPPTVVGFYLLVLFGRNGFVGRPLYEITGWSLVFTWQGAVVAAAVMALPLMVKTTRAALESVDPIYLQAAQTLGQSEWQVFWRVWLPLAWKGIFAGVVLSFARALGEFGATLMIAGNIPGATQTMPMAIYEAATAGNERLALILVVILSFISLVVVSLTNYLEQRHAQ from the coding sequence ATGAGTGTTCAATTCTCAATTCTCAGTTCTTTGCGCTTGTCGTTGCAGGTGGCACTTTTGGCAACAGTTTTTGTGGCGCTCATTGGGGGACTCATCGGCTACTTATTGGCGCGGCATAATATACAAGAAAAAAGGGAAAAGAAGGAAAGGCAAGTTAGATTTCTTCCTTCTAATTTTTTACTGTTTGTATTTGAAGCGTTGATTACTCTACCGCTGACGTTACCCCCAACGGTTGTGGGCTTTTATTTATTAGTTTTATTTGGGCGCAATGGGTTTGTAGGCCGGCCTCTTTATGAAATAACCGGCTGGAGTTTGGTTTTTACCTGGCAAGGCGCTGTGGTGGCGGCGGCGGTGATGGCACTGCCATTGATGGTGAAAACAACGCGGGCAGCTTTGGAAAGTGTCGATCCGATTTATTTACAAGCGGCTCAAACTTTGGGCCAATCTGAATGGCAAGTTTTTTGGCGGGTTTGGCTACCTTTGGCGTGGAAGGGGATATTTGCTGGGGTTGTTCTCAGTTTTGCGCGAGCTTTGGGTGAATTTGGCGCGACACTGATGATTGCCGGCAATATTCCGGGGGCTACACAAACGATGCCAATGGCAATTTATGAGGCTGCGACTGCCGGCAATGAGCGGCTGGCATTGATTTTAGTGGTAATTCTCAGTTTCATCTCCTTAGTGGTTGTCTCGCTCACCAATTATTTAGAACAACGTCACGCACAATAG
- a CDS encoding response regulator — MTSQGNSKTKILVVDDEPDNLDLLYRTFHEEYQVLRAESGPAALDILATAGDIAVIISDQRMPLMSGTEFLSLTATQYPDVIRIILTGYTDVEDLVEAINSGKVFKYVTKPWDAVQLLALVRQAVDTHNVLKARTKELCRTLRQESLLNAVTNTIRSRTNYRQILQTIVETVGQMFEVSCCILRPVHDDQLANECFIYQKDENGKKREEKGNSHSSSTLPTSSLFQTVWDTRDVEVMNDVLADERFSETEEGRERAAIYQAANIRSSLVVPLFCRLDFMAVLALHEFGTPRVWQDDEVQMVIMVADQAAFALAQARAYEQVRALAKREALINTITTAIRSSLNPQDIFAAITQQLGQALHADGCALSLWTEEDEYVQCVGLYDSLQDTYHKEPLESSHQPASPSYSPGTLSRPAGNAKAGENKALGASRNAREAQNTPAPSSLLPRSVVPIRGNPVLLQLLMTQQPVVVSDLESKPELNVFDMPLRSPARALLVVPLISDGQIIGSISLRQTHAPRQWEASEIELAQAVAAQAAIAVQQARLYQKTRQQAERLLELDRLKTEFFQNISHEFRTPLTLMLGPLESVVAQHGDLPYAQAEIALRNSRRLLRLVNQLLDLQRIDAGRMQPTFRPCDLVDFVNQTVDSFRPYCDKKGVGVYTHLSECSSVYLDLEKFDKVLYNLLSNAMKFTPKGGSIIVTLQRAGDHCLLQVKDTGVGIRSDQIPHLFERFRQAEGSASRSYEGSGLGLALVKELVELHGGQIAVESVYRQGATFTIWLPIGTAHLPPEQIIEVPTGVLPSRAAVELADVEFEQETHDLLELSEELKEATRKTSASPTQPSVPAQGGLPKAQQSVLFVDDNPDLRTYVSGILKQQGYHVIVARNGAEGFSLSKEQHPDLIVTDLMMPLVSGLDMIRMIREEEGLKGIPIILLTAKVNEDTRIEGVEGGADGYLAKPFNDRELLASVRNLLALKENERRIQELNTYLTESVLRRFLPPSMVIKAAAGELLLDLRPEPRLITILFSDIVGFTQLANTLRSRRVAEVLNEYLAEMTRAVFDSGGTVDKFVGDAVMALFGAPEELTPNEQVRRAVAAARQMQHHLAILNRRWQEQGLVGAQGVAPIQFRCGIHQGTAVVGMFGGADRADYTAIGPSVNISARLQEAADPGSILVSAAVADYLDEEEITKFRPLKLKGIDETVLTFVVNSHE; from the coding sequence ATGACATCCCAAGGAAACAGTAAAACTAAAATACTGGTTGTCGATGACGAACCAGATAACCTGGATCTGCTTTATCGCACCTTCCATGAGGAATACCAAGTGCTGAGGGCAGAAAGTGGGCCGGCGGCGCTGGATATTCTCGCCACAGCCGGTGATATTGCTGTGATCATTTCCGATCAGCGGATGCCCCTGATGAGCGGAACTGAATTCCTCAGCCTCACTGCAACCCAGTATCCAGATGTGATCCGAATTATTCTCACCGGCTACACCGATGTGGAAGATTTGGTGGAAGCAATTAACTCCGGTAAGGTGTTCAAATACGTTACCAAACCTTGGGACGCTGTACAGCTTCTAGCGCTTGTGCGACAAGCCGTAGACACTCACAATGTACTAAAAGCCCGCACAAAAGAACTCTGCCGCACGCTCCGTCAAGAATCACTGCTCAATGCAGTCACCAATACCATTCGCTCGCGCACCAACTACCGGCAGATTCTCCAGACGATCGTAGAAACCGTTGGCCAAATGTTTGAGGTCAGCTGCTGTATCCTGCGTCCGGTTCATGATGACCAACTAGCGAACGAGTGCTTTATCTATCAAAAGGATGAAAACGGCAAGAAGAGGGAGGAAAAAGGAAATTCTCATTCATCTTCTACCCTTCCCACTTCATCCTTATTCCAGACAGTTTGGGACACCCGCGATGTCGAGGTGATGAATGATGTGCTGGCGGATGAGCGGTTTAGCGAGACCGAAGAAGGCAGAGAGCGTGCCGCCATTTACCAAGCCGCAAATATTCGCTCTAGCTTAGTCGTCCCGCTGTTCTGCCGGCTCGATTTTATGGCAGTGCTGGCATTGCACGAGTTCGGGACGCCGCGTGTGTGGCAGGATGACGAAGTCCAGATGGTAATTATGGTGGCTGACCAAGCTGCCTTCGCACTGGCCCAAGCACGGGCTTACGAACAGGTGCGGGCGCTGGCCAAACGCGAGGCGCTGATTAATACGATCACCACCGCAATTCGCTCCAGCCTCAACCCGCAAGATATTTTTGCCGCCATCACCCAACAGTTGGGGCAAGCCCTTCATGCGGATGGCTGCGCCCTATCTTTGTGGACGGAGGAGGATGAGTATGTCCAGTGTGTGGGTTTGTATGACTCGTTGCAAGACACGTATCACAAAGAACCCCTGGAAAGTTCACATCAGCCGGCCAGCCCCTCTTACTCGCCGGGAACTCTCAGCCGGCCCGCAGGAAACGCTAAAGCCGGCGAAAACAAAGCGTTAGGAGCTTCTAGGAACGCCAGGGAGGCACAAAACACCCCAGCACCCTCATCGTTGCTTCCCCGGTCTGTCGTGCCTATTCGGGGCAATCCTGTGCTGCTCCAGCTGCTAATGACGCAACAGCCGGTGGTGGTGAGCGATCTGGAAAGCAAGCCCGAACTGAATGTGTTCGATATGCCGCTGCGTTCGCCGGCACGGGCGCTGTTAGTGGTGCCCCTGATCTCAGACGGGCAAATTATTGGCAGTATTTCTCTGCGCCAAACTCACGCACCCAGACAATGGGAGGCATCAGAAATTGAGCTGGCCCAGGCAGTGGCAGCGCAAGCGGCAATCGCAGTGCAGCAGGCCCGACTTTATCAAAAAACACGACAGCAGGCGGAACGGTTGCTCGAACTTGACCGGCTGAAAACCGAGTTTTTCCAAAATATTTCTCACGAGTTCCGCACCCCGCTGACGCTGATGCTCGGGCCGCTGGAATCGGTGGTGGCCCAGCATGGAGATTTGCCCTACGCGCAGGCGGAGATCGCTTTGCGAAATTCCCGCCGCTTGTTGCGACTGGTGAACCAACTGCTAGATTTACAGCGCATTGATGCCGGTCGGATGCAGCCAACATTCCGCCCCTGCGATTTGGTGGATTTTGTTAACCAAACTGTGGATTCGTTCCGCCCTTATTGCGACAAAAAAGGAGTGGGGGTTTATACGCATCTGAGCGAGTGTTCTTCAGTTTACTTAGATTTAGAAAAATTTGATAAGGTACTCTACAATTTACTGTCCAATGCGATGAAGTTTACGCCGAAAGGCGGCAGTATTATTGTTACCTTGCAACGAGCTGGGGATCATTGTCTTTTGCAAGTCAAAGATACTGGCGTTGGCATTCGCTCTGATCAGATTCCTCATTTGTTTGAGCGCTTCCGTCAGGCAGAAGGCTCGGCAAGCCGGTCTTATGAGGGCAGCGGTTTGGGTTTGGCTTTGGTGAAAGAACTGGTGGAACTCCACGGCGGCCAAATTGCTGTTGAATCAGTTTACCGGCAAGGGGCGACTTTCACGATTTGGCTGCCAATCGGAACGGCTCATCTGCCTCCGGAACAAATTATTGAAGTGCCAACCGGGGTGCTGCCTTCTCGCGCTGCAGTCGAGTTAGCAGATGTGGAGTTTGAGCAAGAAACTCATGATTTATTAGAGTTAAGTGAAGAGTTAAAAGAAGCCACTCGCAAAACTTCTGCATCTCCAACGCAGCCATCTGTGCCGGCACAAGGCGGACTCCCGAAAGCTCAGCAGTCGGTTTTATTTGTCGATGACAATCCTGATCTGCGTACCTATGTCTCTGGCATTCTCAAGCAACAAGGCTATCACGTTATTGTGGCTCGCAATGGAGCGGAAGGCTTCTCGCTATCAAAAGAACAGCATCCTGACCTAATAGTGACGGATTTGATGATGCCTTTGGTATCAGGTTTGGATATGATTCGCATGATTCGAGAAGAGGAGGGTTTAAAAGGAATTCCAATCATTTTGTTAACAGCAAAAGTTAATGAAGACACTCGCATTGAAGGTGTGGAAGGAGGGGCGGATGGCTATTTAGCAAAGCCGTTTAATGATCGCGAATTGCTGGCATCTGTGCGAAATCTCTTGGCACTGAAGGAAAATGAGCGCCGGATACAAGAACTCAATACCTATCTAACCGAGTCTGTGTTGCGCCGGTTCTTGCCGCCTTCAATGGTGATTAAAGCGGCTGCCGGTGAGCTGTTGCTCGATCTGCGTCCAGAACCCCGTTTAATCACGATTTTATTTAGTGACATTGTGGGATTCACCCAGTTAGCTAATACATTGCGCTCGCGCCGGGTGGCTGAAGTGCTCAATGAATATTTAGCGGAAATGACGCGAGCGGTGTTTGATAGCGGCGGTACGGTGGATAAGTTTGTGGGAGATGCTGTGATGGCTTTATTTGGGGCACCGGAGGAACTGACGCCTAATGAGCAGGTGCGGCGGGCGGTGGCAGCAGCACGGCAAATGCAGCATCATTTGGCAATCCTAAACCGGCGCTGGCAAGAGCAAGGTTTAGTAGGGGCGCAAGGTGTGGCACCTATTCAGTTTCGCTGTGGCATTCATCAAGGCACGGCTGTGGTGGGAATGTTCGGTGGGGCTGATCGAGCGGATTATACGGCGATTGGCCCTTCGGTGAATATCTCGGCGCGGTTACAAGAGGCGGCAGATCCGGGGAGTATTCTGGTTTCAGCAGCAGTTGCAGATTATCTAGATGAGGAGGAAATTACAAAATTCCGTCCACTTAAATTGAAGGGAATTGATGAGACGGTTCTCACTTTTGTGGTGAATTCGCACGAGTAA
- a CDS encoding GAF domain-containing protein, which yields MAINPYSAESSRGKVPIDLKRRHLRRKISPSHTWRDHEEKLTTSQQVAHSPLHEALSKSEADIAITELFHRLSHTDSATPQAEIQGWTKGWVECLQFLGHIDPETGKQLQQLSHQDPHIPTRIPQEPDNSLVSQAQRLHQITSHIHHSLDETKVRQAIVRQLCSLLGADCAGLILYNRPAQTLAVVATYYRAEATGAPISPGETPEGLTLRLGSGLDRDTCWKHYSPWIAQDVDTAEISEVERLLLQASGLHSTLMVPIVYEGNLLGSVYISQYTSCRLWSVAEMQLAELVAQQAALALNHARLYSESQRQAQREQALNRIAHRIRTFLDIDTTINTALAELLQLTQADLMIFVVPHPHNPSSLQITHQACRNQVSQPQRRQSSDTWLEVGTTIEFKGGGQYCSNSLSGQVVNVVPNTQTAQLDERERALFQQMQIGALLDTAICYQDTLLGHILAIKQQPYDWTEDDTAAVEALANQLAIAITQAQLYKRTQQQAEEAKAWGRQLAKNLEEKTQLIASLHATQAQLVHREKMSSLGQLVAGVAHEINNPINFIYGNIPYISNYTDDLLELVCRYQNAFPNPPAALAEFESQIDIEFIQSDLGKILNSMSNGAERVREIVLTLRNFARLDEAEKKAVNVHEGLESTLILLNNRLHGIEIVRQYGEIPRVDCYPGQLNQVFMNLLCNAIDAIKEAQKVGLKSARTEEGEHSEPAKQVSSGQLSISTELISSAECCLADILQDSTNLQQQQQTSEDRLAQMRPSPSQYKVRIRIRDTGTGIAPEHQAKIFDPFFTTKPVGTGTGLGLSIAYKIVVHKHQGKLWCESTVGGGTEFFIELPLRQ from the coding sequence ATGGCAATTAACCCTTATTCGGCTGAATCCTCTAGAGGTAAAGTACCCATCGACCTCAAACGACGCCACTTAAGACGAAAAATTTCACCTTCCCACACATGGCGAGATCATGAAGAAAAATTAACAACCAGCCAACAAGTGGCTCATTCGCCACTTCATGAAGCACTATCAAAGAGCGAAGCAGACATTGCCATCACAGAACTATTTCACCGGCTTTCCCACACCGATAGCGCAACGCCCCAAGCCGAGATCCAAGGTTGGACAAAAGGCTGGGTTGAATGTCTGCAATTTCTTGGCCATATCGACCCGGAAACAGGCAAACAACTACAGCAACTCTCTCACCAAGATCCGCACATCCCAACTCGCATCCCCCAAGAACCTGACAACTCGTTAGTTTCTCAAGCGCAGCGCTTACACCAAATTACCAGCCACATCCATCATTCCCTCGACGAAACCAAGGTGCGTCAGGCAATTGTGCGCCAGTTGTGCAGCCTTTTAGGTGCAGACTGTGCCGGCTTAATTCTTTATAACAGGCCGGCCCAAACCCTCGCCGTCGTCGCCACCTATTACCGGGCAGAAGCCACCGGCGCACCCATTTCTCCAGGCGAAACCCCAGAGGGTCTCACCCTACGGCTCGGATCGGGCTTAGATCGCGATACCTGCTGGAAACACTACTCACCTTGGATTGCTCAGGACGTAGACACCGCCGAAATTTCAGAAGTGGAGCGCCTGCTATTGCAAGCCTCCGGACTCCACTCAACCTTAATGGTGCCCATTGTCTATGAGGGGAATTTACTGGGCAGCGTTTACATCAGCCAATACACTTCTTGCCGGCTGTGGAGTGTTGCAGAAATGCAACTGGCCGAACTGGTGGCCCAACAAGCCGCCCTCGCCCTCAACCACGCCCGCCTTTACAGTGAATCGCAGCGACAAGCCCAGCGCGAGCAAGCACTCAACCGCATCGCCCATCGGATTCGTACCTTTTTAGATATCGACACCACAATTAACACCGCCCTAGCCGAGCTACTACAGCTCACTCAAGCGGATTTAATGATTTTTGTCGTCCCGCACCCCCACAACCCCAGCAGCCTGCAAATCACCCACCAAGCTTGCCGAAACCAAGTGTCCCAGCCGCAGCGCCGGCAATCCAGCGACACGTGGCTAGAAGTCGGTACAACCATTGAATTTAAAGGCGGTGGCCAGTATTGTAGCAACAGTTTATCGGGCCAAGTCGTGAACGTGGTTCCCAATACCCAAACAGCCCAGTTGGATGAGCGGGAACGCGCACTGTTCCAGCAGATGCAAATAGGAGCTTTGCTAGATACGGCGATTTGCTATCAGGACACCTTGCTGGGTCACATCTTGGCCATCAAACAGCAACCCTACGATTGGACGGAAGATGACACGGCGGCAGTGGAAGCGTTGGCTAATCAACTTGCGATTGCTATTACCCAAGCCCAACTGTACAAACGCACCCAGCAACAAGCCGAGGAAGCCAAAGCTTGGGGCCGGCAGCTTGCTAAAAACCTTGAGGAAAAAACCCAATTAATTGCCTCTTTACACGCCACCCAAGCACAACTGGTTCACCGAGAAAAAATGTCTTCCTTGGGGCAACTGGTTGCCGGTGTTGCTCACGAGATCAATAACCCAATTAATTTTATTTACGGCAATATCCCATATATCAGCAACTACACTGACGACCTTCTGGAGTTAGTTTGCCGCTATCAAAACGCATTTCCCAACCCACCGGCAGCCCTTGCTGAGTTTGAGTCCCAAATCGATATTGAATTTATTCAATCGGATCTGGGCAAAATTCTCAACTCCATGAGCAACGGGGCTGAGCGAGTGCGAGAAATCGTCCTCACCTTACGCAACTTCGCCCGTTTAGACGAAGCGGAAAAGAAGGCCGTCAATGTCCATGAAGGGTTAGAAAGTACCTTGATCTTGCTAAACAACCGCCTGCATGGTATAGAAATTGTGCGGCAGTACGGTGAGATTCCGCGTGTTGATTGCTATCCAGGCCAGCTTAATCAAGTGTTTATGAATCTTCTTTGCAACGCCATTGACGCGATCAAAGAAGCGCAAAAAGTTGGTTTGAAGTCTGCCAGAACAGAAGAAGGCGAACACTCAGAGCCGGCAAAACAGGTCTCTAGTGGGCAGCTAAGCATTAGTACAGAGCTGATCTCTAGTGCCGAATGTTGTTTGGCTGATATCTTGCAGGACTCAACCAATCTGCAACAACAGCAGCAAACTTCCGAAGATCGCCTCGCACAGATGCGCCCAAGCCCATCTCAATACAAAGTGCGAATCCGAATTCGAGACACCGGCACAGGCATTGCCCCAGAACACCAAGCCAAAATTTTTGATCCCTTTTTCACCACCAAGCCGGTGGGCACCGGCACGGGTTTGGGCTTATCCATCGCCTACAAAATAGTGGTACACAAACATCAGGGAAAACTCTGGTGTGAATCGACTGTTGGGGGCGGGACAGAATTCTTCATTGAATTACCACTGCGGCAGTAA
- a CDS encoding GNAT family N-acetyltransferase: MNPCFSSPTHGQPGRSGTAADQTRFIIRAAQSPDLISLAEILTDSFHSRAGWMGCVYPFLRMGIYEDLRHRLRTAGGHYACFVAVDPAVGESTDGSPYIVGTVEMTLRSSYSWQCKSFQYPYLSNLAVRRSSRRQGVARQLLTACEGKALEWGFPDLYLHVLENNNQARRLYFKAGYRIQQVDAGWNSWLLGQPRRILLRKRLETSD, encoded by the coding sequence GTGAACCCCTGCTTTTCTTCCCCGACGCATGGCCAGCCAGGACGCTCCGGCACCGCCGCCGATCAGACGCGTTTCATTATCCGTGCGGCCCAGTCCCCGGATCTGATAAGCTTAGCTGAAATTTTGACGGATAGCTTTCACTCTCGCGCCGGTTGGATGGGCTGCGTGTATCCGTTTTTGCGGATGGGTATTTATGAGGATCTGCGACACCGGCTCCGCACAGCCGGGGGTCACTACGCCTGCTTTGTGGCGGTCGATCCTGCTGTGGGAGAATCCACAGATGGTTCTCCTTACATTGTCGGCACGGTCGAGATGACTTTGCGATCTTCCTATTCTTGGCAGTGCAAATCTTTTCAATATCCCTACTTGTCAAACTTGGCAGTACGGAGATCCTCTCGCCGGCAAGGAGTGGCGCGGCAATTGCTGACTGCCTGTGAAGGCAAGGCTCTAGAATGGGGATTTCCAGACCTTTACCTCCATGTTTTAGAAAATAACAATCAGGCGCGACGGCTTTATTTTAAGGCCGGCTATCGGATTCAACAAGTTGATGCCGGCTGGAATTCTTGGTTACTCGGTCAGCCTAGACGGATTTTGTTACGCAAGCGCCTGGAAACCAGCGATTAA
- a CDS encoding histidinol-phosphate transaminase → MLPFIRSDLSKLRAYTPHPGGSAGEPVQSSIDRLDTNECPYDLPDELKQKLAFTFERLIESNRYPDGSYAAIKEAIAEYVCESVGSIETAKIASANISVGNGSDELIRSLLIATCLGGEGSILVANPTFSMYAILAQTLGIPVVSVGRSEANFEIDLAAAQKAIEQTQNPPIRAVFVVHPNSPTANALTPAEIDWLKSLPANILVVIDEAYFEFSQTTLVGELPQRPNWVILRTFSKAFRLAAHRAGYAVAHPEVISALEKVRLPYNLPSFTQAAVEVALANRQQLLDVIPQILDQRSRLINAFNQIPQLQIWPSNANFIYLRLKDAGDMDAALSHLIQQLKTQGTLIRHTGGGIRITVGSPEENTRTLQRLQGIL, encoded by the coding sequence ATGCTGCCCTTCATCCGTTCAGATTTAAGCAAACTCCGCGCCTACACGCCCCACCCAGGCGGCAGTGCCGGTGAACCCGTTCAATCCTCCATTGATCGGCTGGATACCAACGAATGCCCCTACGACTTGCCTGACGAACTCAAACAAAAGCTAGCATTCACCTTTGAGCGGCTGATCGAATCCAACCGCTATCCCGATGGCAGTTATGCTGCCATTAAAGAAGCGATTGCCGAATATGTCTGCGAATCTGTGGGTTCTATTGAAACCGCTAAAATTGCGTCAGCCAATATTTCTGTAGGCAATGGCTCGGATGAACTGATTCGCTCTTTGTTAATCGCCACTTGTCTGGGGGGAGAAGGCTCGATCCTCGTTGCCAACCCCACCTTCTCTATGTACGCGATTTTGGCGCAAACCCTGGGCATTCCCGTTGTATCCGTTGGGCGATCTGAAGCGAATTTTGAAATCGACTTGGCAGCAGCTCAAAAGGCGATTGAACAAACGCAAAATCCACCCATTCGCGCGGTGTTCGTCGTCCATCCCAATTCCCCCACTGCCAACGCCTTAACCCCAGCAGAAATCGACTGGCTCAAGAGTTTGCCGGCAAATATCTTGGTGGTTATTGACGAGGCGTATTTTGAATTCAGTCAGACAACCCTTGTGGGAGAATTACCCCAGCGACCAAACTGGGTAATTTTACGCACTTTCTCCAAAGCCTTCCGCTTAGCCGCCCATCGAGCCGGTTATGCGGTTGCCCATCCGGAAGTGATCAGCGCCCTCGAAAAAGTCCGCTTGCCTTACAACTTGCCTAGTTTTACTCAAGCTGCCGTCGAAGTTGCCCTCGCCAATCGGCAACAGCTTTTAGACGTAATACCCCAAATTTTAGACCAACGCAGCCGGTTAATTAACGCCTTCAACCAAATCCCGCAACTGCAAATTTGGCCCAGTAATGCTAACTTCATTTACCTGCGTCTCAAAGATGCCGGTGACATGGATGCAGCCCTCAGCCACCTGATCCAGCAACTCAAAACTCAAGGCACCCTGATTCGTCACACCGGCGGCGGCATCCGCATCACTGTTGGCAGCCCCGAAGAGAACACGCGCACACTTCAGCGGTTGCAAGGGATTTTGTAG
- the hisB gene encoding imidazoleglycerol-phosphate dehydratase HisB, giving the protein MQTRDRNAQPLPNLDVPSPARSATVSRTTGETDVHVTVNLDGTGTCTANTGVPFLDHMLHQIASHGLLDLDVRATGDIEIDDHHTNEDVGITLGQALGKALSDRKGIVRFGHFIAPLDEALVQVALDFSGRPHLSYGLQIPTQRVGTYDTQLVREFFVALVNHSQMTLHIRQLDGINSHHIIEATFKAFARSLRMATEVDPRRAGTIPSSKGVL; this is encoded by the coding sequence ATGCAGACACGCGACCGCAACGCTCAACCGCTTCCTAACCTCGATGTGCCCTCACCGGCACGCAGCGCCACCGTCAGCCGCACCACCGGCGAAACCGATGTACACGTCACCGTCAACCTCGACGGCACCGGCACCTGCACCGCCAACACCGGCGTTCCCTTTCTAGACCACATGCTGCACCAAATAGCCTCACACGGGCTGCTAGACTTAGACGTGCGGGCAACCGGCGACATAGAAATAGACGACCATCACACCAACGAAGATGTCGGCATCACCCTAGGACAAGCCTTGGGAAAAGCCCTCAGTGATCGCAAAGGCATCGTCCGCTTTGGCCATTTCATTGCCCCCCTTGATGAAGCCCTCGTTCAAGTCGCCCTAGACTTTTCCGGACGCCCTCACCTCAGCTACGGATTGCAAATTCCCACTCAACGCGTTGGCACCTACGACACCCAACTTGTGCGCGAGTTCTTCGTTGCCCTCGTCAACCACAGCCAAATGACCCTCCACATCCGTCAGCTAGACGGAATTAACTCCCACCACATCATCGAAGCCACCTTCAAAGCCTTTGCTCGTTCCCTGCGAATGGCAACCGAAGTCGATCCTCGCCGTGCCGGCACGATCCCTAGTTCCAAAGGCGTCCTGTAA
- a CDS encoding WGxxGxxG family protein, with protein sequence MKRSDLSKVASAGVIALSLAILPGVMPASAQTNTAPAGTNGTNNDTNRTVVDTTPLQESEDDNNHWGALGLLGLIGLANLFRKDEPTRFRDPEPTATSSTTTKY encoded by the coding sequence ATGAAGCGTTCTGATTTGTCGAAAGTTGCCAGTGCTGGCGTTATTGCCCTAAGCTTAGCTATTCTTCCAGGTGTGATGCCGGCTTCTGCCCAAACTAACACAGCTCCCGCCGGAACGAATGGAACGAATAACGATACCAATAGAACTGTCGTTGACACAACCCCTCTTCAAGAGAGTGAGGACGATAACAATCACTGGGGTGCGCTAGGTTTGTTGGGTTTAATTGGTTTGGCCAATCTCTTCCGCAAGGACGAACCGACCCGTTTTCGCGACCCAGAGCCGACTGCCACTTCCTCAACAACAACAAAATATTAA